From Bradyrhizobium erythrophlei:
CTCGGGCAATCACTGAAGAACCTTAACGTCGCGCGGAAGGATGTGGTGATCGCGACGAAGGTCTATAGCCGCGTCGGCCCAGGGCGGAATGACATCGGCGCTTCTCGCGGCCACATTATGGACGCTGTAGAGGCCAGTCTCCGCCGCTTGCAGACCGACCATATCGATCTGTACCAGATTCATGGCAACGATTCCGTGACCCCTGTCGACGAGACGCTTCGCGCTCTCGACACGCTGGTGCAGCAGGGAAAGGTTCGCTACATCGGCTGCTCCAACTGGCAGGCATGGAAGATCGCCAAATCCCTCGGGATCTCCGAGTTCAGGAACCTGGCCCGGTTCGACACGCTTCAGGCTTATTACTCGATCGCCGGCCGCGATCTCGAACGGGACATCGTTCCGCTGCTGGAATCCGAAAAGGTCGGCCTGCTGGTGTGGAGTCCGCTTGCCGGCGGCTTGCTTTCCGGCAAGTACAGCCGGATGAACCAGAAGCCCGCAGATTCGCGCCGCACTAACTACGACTTTCCGATCGTGGACAAAGAGCGGGCCTGGAAGATCCTCGACGTGATGGCTCCGATCGCGAAAGCACATGGCTGTAGTCCTGCACGTCTCTCGATCGCATGGCTCTTGGCCAAGCCTGTATTAACCTCGGTCATCATTGGCGCGAAACGCCTCGACCAGCTTCAGGATAATCTCGCGGCGGCTGAACTCATACTCACCCAAGACGAGCTTAGGCAGTTGGATGAGGTCAGCGTGCTTCCCCCTGAATATC
This genomic window contains:
- a CDS encoding aldo/keto reductase, whose product is MEYATLGNTGLLVSKLCFGTMTFGDGRGLFKAISSVGQVGADELVKTSIDGGINFFDTADNYTEGESEKILGQSLKNLNVARKDVVIATKVYSRVGPGRNDIGASRGHIMDAVEASLRRLQTDHIDLYQIHGNDSVTPVDETLRALDTLVQQGKVRYIGCSNWQAWKIAKSLGISEFRNLARFDTLQAYYSIAGRDLERDIVPLLESEKVGLLVWSPLAGGLLSGKYSRMNQKPADSRRTNYDFPIVDKERAWKILDVMAPIAKAHGCSPARLSIAWLLAKPVLTSVIIGAKRLDQLQDNLAAAELILTQDELRQLDEVSVLPPEYPGWVLPFQGADRLEPVNRWERFHEAKKPH